In a single window of the Chionomys nivalis chromosome 11, mChiNiv1.1, whole genome shotgun sequence genome:
- the Cplane2 gene encoding ciliogenesis and planar polarity effector 2: protein MARPPVHGSVIVPDWHETVEGKEYLACILRKNRRREFGLLERPVLPPSVAIDTASYKIFVSGKSGVGKTALVAKLAGLEVPVVHHETTGIQTTVVFWPAKLKVSDRVVMFRFEFWDCGESALKKFDHMLPACKENADAFLFLFSFTDRASFEDLPGQLTRVASEAPGVVKMVIGSKFDQYMHTDVPERDLTTFRQTWQLPLLRVKSVPGRRLADGRTLDGRAGLADVAHVLNGLAEQLWHQDQVAAGLLPSSPENAPG from the exons ATGGCCAGACCTCCGGTGCACGGTTCGGTGATTGTCCCAGACTGGCATGAGACCGTCGAGGGCAAGGAGTACTTAGCCTGCATCCTCCGCAAGAATCGCCGGCGGGAGTTTG GGTTGCTGGAACGGCCAGTGCTTCCCCCTTCGGTGGCCATTGATACCGCCAGCTACAAGATCTTTGTGTCCGGAAAGAGTGGTGTGGGCAAGACCGCACTGGTGGCGAAGCTGGCAGGCCTGGAAGTGCCTGTAGTGCACCATGAGACAACTG GTATTCAAACTACTGTGGTGTTTTGGCCGGCCAAGCTAAAGGTCAGTGACCGTGTGGTCATGTTCCGCTTTGAGTTCTGGGACTGTGGCGAGTCTGCCCTCAAGAAATTTGATCACATGCTGCCG GCTTGCAAAGAGAATGCAGACGCCTTCCTGTTCCTCTTTTCTTTCACTGACCGAGCCTCCTTCGAAGACCTTCCTGGACAGTTAACCCGCGTAGCCAGCGAAGCCCCTGGGGTCGTCAAGATGGTCATTGGCTCCAA GTTTGACCAGTACATGCACACAGACGTGCCAGAGCGAGACCTCACGACCTTCCGGCAGACCTGGCAACTGCCCTTGTTACGGGTGAAGAGTGTGCCAGGGCGGCGGCTGGCAGATGGGCGTACACTGGACGGTCGGGCTGGGCTGGCTGACGTTGCGCATGTGCTCAACGGCCTTGCAGAGCAGCTGTGGCACCAGGACCAGGTGGCAGCCGGCCTGCTCCCCAGCTCCCCAGAGAATGCTCCTGGCTGA